One Opitutia bacterium DNA segment encodes these proteins:
- a CDS encoding carbamoyltransferase, with amino-acid sequence MTAILGISAFYHDSAAALVVDGEIVAAAQEERFTRKKHDARFPQHAVDFCLRRAGLTAAQLDHVVYYEKPLLKFERLLETYLAFAPRGFKSFFQAAPVWLHEKLQLTRAMNDGLGGAYRRPYVFTEHHESHAASAFFPSPFEEAAILTVDGVGEWATASLGVGRGNRVELTHELRFPHSLGLLYSAFTYFCGFKVNSGEYKLMGLAPYGVPRYVDLILEKLVELRPDGSFRLALEYFDYCTGLTMTSRKFDALFGGSPRRPEAPLTEREFDLAASVQKVTEKIYLRMARQLHAQTGLKNLCLAGGVALNCVGNGRLLREGPFENIWIQPAAGDAGGALGAALFVWHQLLEKPRVPAARDSQHGSLLGPDFAAAEIEATLRGAGAVFRRAADEAALCEETARLIADGKVVGWVQGRMEYGPRALGGRSILGDARRAEMQSTMNLKIKFRESFRPFAPVVLAEHAADHFALPRGVESPYMLLVAPVREERRRAPAGSATAGLARVNEVRSELPAITHVDYSARIQTVDMERHPRFRRLLEAFQRATGCPAMINTSFNVRSEPIVCTPADAYRCFMATDMDALVVGDFILRKEEQPAANRVDARAHLKNFEID; translated from the coding sequence ATGACGGCGATCCTCGGCATCTCCGCTTTCTACCACGACTCGGCGGCGGCGCTCGTCGTCGACGGCGAGATCGTCGCGGCGGCGCAGGAGGAGAGGTTCACGCGGAAGAAACACGATGCGCGCTTTCCGCAGCACGCGGTGGATTTTTGCCTGCGGCGCGCGGGACTGACGGCGGCGCAGCTCGACCACGTCGTTTACTACGAGAAGCCGCTGCTGAAGTTCGAGCGACTGCTCGAAACCTACCTCGCGTTTGCGCCGCGCGGCTTCAAATCGTTCTTCCAGGCGGCTCCGGTGTGGCTGCACGAGAAGCTCCAACTCACGCGCGCGATGAACGACGGGCTCGGCGGCGCGTATCGGCGGCCCTACGTTTTCACGGAGCACCACGAGTCGCACGCGGCGAGCGCGTTCTTCCCCTCGCCGTTCGAGGAGGCGGCGATTCTCACGGTCGATGGCGTCGGCGAATGGGCGACGGCGAGCCTCGGCGTCGGGCGCGGCAATCGCGTCGAGCTGACGCATGAGCTGCGGTTTCCCCACTCGCTCGGGCTGTTGTATTCGGCGTTCACGTATTTCTGCGGCTTCAAGGTCAACAGCGGCGAATACAAGCTCATGGGCCTCGCGCCCTACGGCGTGCCGCGCTACGTGGATCTCATTCTGGAAAAACTCGTCGAGCTGCGGCCGGACGGCTCGTTTCGGCTCGCGCTGGAGTATTTCGACTATTGCACGGGGCTGACGATGACGTCGCGGAAGTTCGACGCGCTCTTCGGCGGGTCGCCGCGCCGGCCGGAAGCGCCGTTGACGGAGCGCGAGTTCGATCTCGCGGCGTCGGTGCAGAAGGTGACCGAGAAAATTTATCTGCGCATGGCGCGACAGCTCCACGCGCAGACCGGCTTGAAGAACCTGTGTCTCGCGGGTGGCGTGGCGCTGAATTGCGTGGGCAACGGCCGGCTGCTGCGCGAGGGGCCGTTCGAAAACATCTGGATCCAGCCCGCGGCCGGCGACGCGGGCGGCGCGCTCGGCGCGGCGTTGTTCGTTTGGCATCAGCTGTTGGAGAAACCGCGTGTGCCGGCCGCGCGCGACAGTCAGCACGGGTCGCTGCTCGGGCCGGATTTTGCGGCGGCGGAGATCGAGGCGACGTTGCGCGGTGCGGGCGCGGTGTTTCGGCGCGCGGCGGACGAGGCGGCGTTGTGCGAGGAGACGGCGCGGCTGATCGCGGACGGCAAAGTCGTCGGCTGGGTGCAGGGCCGCATGGAATACGGCCCGCGCGCGCTCGGCGGGCGCAGCATTCTCGGCGACGCGCGGCGCGCGGAGATGCAGTCGACGATGAACCTGAAGATTAAATTCCGGGAGTCGTTCCGGCCGTTCGCGCCGGTGGTGCTGGCGGAGCACGCGGCGGATCACTTCGCGCTGCCGCGTGGCGTGGAGAGTCCCTACATGCTGCTCGTGGCGCCGGTGCGCGAGGAGCGGCGGCGTGCGCCGGCGGGTTCAGCGACAGCGGGATTGGCGCGCGTGAACGAAGTGCGGTCGGAGTTGCCCGCGATCACGCACGTCGACTACAGCGCACGCATCCAGACGGTCGACATGGAGCGGCATCCGCGATTCCGGCGACTGCTCGAGGCGTTTCAGCGCGCGACGGGCTGCCCGGCGATGATCAACACGAGCTTCAACGTGCGCAGCGAGCCGATCGTCTGCACGCCGGCGGATGCGTATCGGTGTTTCATGGCGACGGACATGGATGCGCTCGTCGTCGGAGATTTTATTCTGCGCAAGGAAGAGCAGCCCGCGGCTAACCGCGTGGATGCGCGCGCGCACTTGAAGAACTTCGAAATCGACTGA
- a CDS encoding sigma-54-dependent Fis family transcriptional regulator — MRSETALPAGSEVLLLEDDAALRKRLAAYLRSLGCEITEAADLASARRLLADLRFDFALVDLHLPDGDVLELFRRGAFSENTAVVVMTAFGGVREAVEAMRLGASDYLAKPFEFDQLPLALLRGRRGHIAARREEHRETPEEFFFGEKLAGLRTQLDSILAALARLEKRLPPVLIEGETGTGKSLLAKWLHAHGPRAAQPFVRVNCAALPEQLAESELFGHERGAFTDAKKGRLGLFEAADGGTLFLDEIGSLSLATQAKILTAIDDGKIRRLGATRETAVDAHLIAANNQPLDALVRAGQFREDLYHRLHLLHVTLPPLRERGTDIVPLARHLLTRLAQRHRRGNTAFSPAAERALVAHGWPGNLRELSHEIERALIFSSGPTLDLATLSAPAEATGDAPAATTTWRNPAWRIPENGFALDDVIESLVTDALRETDNNVSAAARRLGVTREFLRYRLAARRQTPPANGG, encoded by the coding sequence ATGCGCTCCGAAACTGCGCTCCCTGCCGGCAGCGAGGTGCTCCTCCTCGAGGACGACGCCGCGCTGCGCAAACGCCTCGCGGCCTACCTCCGTTCGCTCGGTTGCGAGATCACCGAAGCCGCCGATCTCGCCAGCGCGCGCCGCCTGCTCGCGGACCTGCGCTTCGATTTCGCGCTCGTCGACCTGCACCTGCCCGACGGCGACGTGCTCGAACTTTTCCGCCGCGGCGCGTTTTCGGAAAACACCGCCGTCGTCGTCATGACCGCGTTCGGCGGCGTGCGCGAGGCCGTCGAGGCGATGCGGCTCGGCGCGAGCGACTACCTCGCGAAACCCTTCGAGTTCGACCAGCTGCCGCTCGCGCTCCTGCGCGGTCGCCGCGGACACATCGCCGCGCGCCGCGAGGAGCACCGCGAAACGCCCGAGGAATTTTTCTTCGGCGAAAAGCTCGCCGGCCTCCGCACGCAGCTCGACTCGATCCTCGCCGCGCTCGCGCGCCTCGAAAAGCGCCTGCCGCCCGTGCTCATCGAGGGCGAGACCGGCACCGGCAAGAGCCTGCTCGCGAAATGGCTGCACGCCCACGGCCCGCGCGCCGCGCAACCGTTCGTGCGCGTGAACTGCGCCGCGCTGCCCGAGCAACTCGCCGAGTCGGAGCTCTTCGGCCACGAGCGCGGCGCGTTCACCGATGCGAAGAAAGGCCGCCTCGGGCTGTTCGAAGCGGCCGACGGCGGCACGCTGTTCCTCGACGAGATCGGTTCCCTCTCGCTCGCGACGCAGGCAAAAATTCTCACCGCCATCGACGACGGAAAAATCCGCCGCCTCGGCGCCACGCGCGAGACCGCCGTCGACGCGCACCTCATCGCCGCCAACAACCAGCCGCTCGACGCGCTGGTGCGCGCCGGCCAGTTCCGCGAGGACCTCTATCACCGGCTCCATCTGCTGCACGTGACGCTCCCGCCGCTGCGCGAGCGCGGCACCGACATCGTGCCGCTCGCGCGCCACCTGCTCACGCGTCTCGCCCAACGCCACCGCCGCGGCAACACCGCGTTCTCACCCGCCGCGGAGCGCGCGCTCGTCGCCCACGGCTGGCCCGGCAACCTCCGCGAGCTGTCGCACGAGATCGAGCGTGCCCTGATCTTCAGCAGCGGTCCCACGCTCGACCTCGCCACGCTCAGCGCGCCCGCCGAGGCAACCGGCGACGCCCCCGCCGCGACGACGACCTGGCGCAACCCCGCGTGGCGCATCCCGGAGAACGGCTTCGCGCTCGATGACGTGATCGAGTCGCTCGTGACCGACGCGTTGCGCGAGACCGACAACAACGTCTCCGCCGCCGCACGCCGCCTCGGCGTCACCCGCGAATTCCTCCGCTACCGTCTCGCCGCGCGCCGGCAAACGCCGCCGGCGAATGGGGGCTGA